One Kushneria konosiri genomic window, TCCATGCCCATCATCTGCTTGTTGTCCTGGCCCGACGTCAGTAATGAATTACGATCATCCATACGCGGTCCTCTTTGTTCTTATGCAAAAGGTTATTGTGCAACCAGCCCCCTTTTTGGCTGTTACGCATTCTTTGTCTCCCCTCGAAAAGGCATTTATTTAAAAGCGACGCCAACGTATCCATTGCCGCTCGCATGAGCGCGCCATTCGTCTATTGCCTTTAATATCGATGCGTAGCGATTGATCAAAGGGCAACAACAAGAGGGCGTGAAGATGATGATTGTCGATCTGATTGATGGCGATGATTTTCGTATGCGGCTGGTGGCACTTGGCGTCCATATTCCCGAAGGTGCAGGGCCGGATACCTGTGCCCGCATGGCGCTGTGCAAGCATCGAGGAGAGGGTGTCGATGGCTTGAAGGAGCTGGTGGATGAACTGGTCAGCCGCTCGGATATCCTGCTCCCGTCGGTGCGACAGGCCATCGATCACTATCTGCTGCCGGCACTGAATGAGTCGAAGTAAGGTTTGAAACAACATAAAAAAGGGACTGGCACACGAGTCGTGGCCAGTCCCTTTAATGTTTTACCGCTCTTTCAAATGCTCCTGGGAGCAAGCGGTCTGATCGATCAACGTTTTACCGCTCTTTCAAATGCCCCTGGGAGCAAGCGGTCTGATCGATCAACCCTTGGCCAGGTGCAGTGCCGGAGCGTCGTATCCCAGATGGGTCAGCATGCGCTCGCCGTACCAGTTGACGAAGTCGATGACGCCGAACTCGTAGGTTTCGGAGTACGGGCCGGGCTGATACGCCTTCGAGTTGATACCGCGCTGGTTCTCTTCAGCCAGCTGACGATCCTGATCGTTGGTGGCATCCCAGACGTGGCGCAGGCGCTCGACGTCATAATCCTCGCCTTCAACCGCGTCCTTGTGGACCAGCCACTTGGTGGTGACCATGGTCTGCTGCGGACCGAGCGGCAGGACACGGAAGACCACGGCGTGATCACCCATGAAGTGGTTCCATGAGTTGGGCAGGTGCAGGATACGCAGCGAGCCCATATCGGGGCTGGTCAGACGGCCCATGAGCTTTTTGCAGCCCGGCTTGCCGTCCATGGTCATGGAGACCACGTTATCCAGCAGCGGGGTGCGGGTCAGACGGTTGCGCTTGCCGAAACGCTTGAGCTGCCAGGGCACCTGCTCGTTGTTCCAGTCAGCCTGCTTGCGAGTGACCAGATCCTTGTACTTGTCGGTGGCACGGGGGTCTTCCGTGTCATCGAATTCGATCAGTGAGTTGAGCAGCTCCGGGTGTGCGCCGTTGCAGTGATAGCACTCACGGTTGTTTTCGATGACCAGCTTCCAGTTGGCCTGTTCAACGATGGTGGTCTGCGTGGCCACCTTGACGTTGTCCATGTTGTACGGCTCGAGGTAGTGCTCGAGGGTGACCAGGAAGTCATCGATGACGGGCGGCTCTTCGCTCAGGTTGATGAAGATAAAGCCACCGG contains:
- a CDS encoding aromatic ring-hydroxylating oxygenase subunit alpha; translated protein: MDMTASYGPDDPLNQARQAAADLLQNRNPTYSLPQPFYNDARFFALDMQEVFEKEWLFAGMTCEIPAKGNFMTLEIGNNPVVIVRGAEGVVHAFHNVCRHRGSRLCTKEKGKVAKLVCPYHQWTYELDGRLLFAGSDMGVDFDLNQFGLKPVNVRTAGGFIFINLSEEPPVIDDFLVTLEHYLEPYNMDNVKVATQTTIVEQANWKLVIENNRECYHCNGAHPELLNSLIEFDDTEDPRATDKYKDLVTRKQADWNNEQVPWQLKRFGKRNRLTRTPLLDNVVSMTMDGKPGCKKLMGRLTSPDMGSLRILHLPNSWNHFMGDHAVVFRVLPLGPQQTMVTTKWLVHKDAVEGEDYDVERLRHVWDATNDQDRQLAEENQRGINSKAYQPGPYSETYEFGVIDFVNWYGERMLTHLGYDAPALHLAKG